A region from the Hydra vulgaris chromosome 08, alternate assembly HydraT2T_AEP genome encodes:
- the LOC136084064 gene encoding uncharacterized protein LOC136084064, protein MIIPTEVIEIPSASFVSKSSQLIDQEDVNEVDIQEIKELTSASFVAKGSVDKNIYIEIDFENQKIKEIKENNLQDPIEILRFLQKTMIKGRVQDIENIDENMDKDSETNFICIDRQNILMSTFAELKSVENFLITFEVDFMGERAKDYGGPRREWIRECNRMIKERLFDSGLRELFAEEYYFVGLLIGIALFQGGQLPTYLPDSIIIKITENTADICISNIQKGLNKFNLIRFFKEFPQLLELLRPSKVQFTAKMLLKLLKPKFSSEGSTALVKEKEIYSMFVKYVREVASGRRECVSLANILSFVTGASEEPLLGFALQPSVEFIPTIEADEKDQKTHEAFMYIPTAHTCSNCLVLPRGSLLCKLPANNDLFDVYDMAFTNNFFGTI, encoded by the exons ATGATCATTCCAACGGAAGTTATTGAAATTCCATCAGCTTCATTTGTATCAAAAAGTTCACAACTAATAGATCAAGAAGATGTTAATGAAGTTGATATACAGGAAATAAAAGAACTTACATCAGCTTCATTTGTAGCAAAAGGTTcagttgataaaaatatatatattgaaattgattttgaaaaccaaaaaattaaggaaattaaagaaaataatcttCAGGATCCAATAGAAATTTTAAGGTTTCTTCAAAAAACAATGATCAAGGGCAGAGTTCAAGATATAGAAAACATTGATGAAAACATGGATAAAGATTCTGAGACAAACTTTATTTGTATCGAtcgacaaaatattttaatgtcaaCATTTGCTGAATTAAAATccgttgaaaattttttaattacatttgaaGTTGACTTTATGGGAGAACGAGCTAAGGATTATGGTGGTCCAAGGAGAGAGTGGATACGAGAATGCAATAGAATGATTAAAGAGAGATTATTTGATAGTGGTTTGAGAGAACTCTTTGCTGAGGAATATTACTTTGTAGGTTTGTTAATTGGTATTGCACTCTTTCAAGGAGGGCAGCTACCAACATATTTACCAGACAGCATCATTATTAAGATCACCGAAAATACAGCAGATATTTGTATATCTAATATACAAAAAggtttaaacaagtttaatttgATAAGGTTTTTCAAAGAGTTTCCACAATTACTTGAATTATTAAGACCTTCAAAAGTACAATTCACAgcaaaaatgcttttaaaattattgaagcCAAAATTTTCATCAGAAGGGTCGACAgctttagttaaagaaaaagagattTATTCTATGTTTGTGAAATATGTCAGAgag gTTGCCAGTGGTAGAAGAGAGTGTGTTTCATTGGCAAATATTCTTTCTTTCGTCACTGGAGCTTCAGAAGAGCCTCTACTTGGGTTTGCATTGCAACCGTCTGTTGAATTTATTCCTACTATTGAAGCTGATGAAAAA GATCAGAAGACACATGAAGCATTTATGTATATACCAACTGCACATACTTGCTCTAATTGTTTAGTTTTGCCGCGTGGCTCGCTGCTATGCAAGCTTCCAGCTAATAACGACCTTTTTGATGTTTATGACATGGCAtttactaataacttttttggaaCAATATGA